CAACTTCGCGGCTTGCGGTCATGCCGGCGACGTCACACACTGCCGTCATCACTCAGACCGAGTTGCTGCTTGCCTTCATCGAGCCTTTCTTGAAGGGCGAGACGCCGAAGGGGTTCTTCGAGAGCAAGCCGGAGACGAAATGAAGATGCTGCACGAATCGATTCAACACTTATTCTGAAAGGACAAAGCAATGACAACGCCAAGCAAACCAACCATCACCATAGAAACTACCGTCAACGCGCCGGTTGAGAAAGTATGGAGAGTGTGGACCTCACCGGAACATATTACGAAATGGGCAACAGGATCACCCGATTGGCACACGCCGTATGCCGAAAACGATCTGCGCGTCGGCGGCAAATTTCTTTCGCGGATGGAGGCGAAAGACTGCAGCGCCGGTTTCGATTTCGTCGGAACCTACGATGAGGTGCAGCAACACAAAACGATCGCGTACACGATGAGCGACGGCAGAAAAGTAAAGGTCACCTTTACAAGCGCTGGGAAATCGGTGAAGATTGTGGAGACGTTCGAAGCGGAAACCGAGAATCCGCTGGAGCTGCAGAGAGCAGGATGGCAGACGATTCTCGACAATTTCAAGAAACATGTTGAAACGATTCCATGATACAACCAGGACTCAGAGGGTCCTGTTCGAGTATTTAACACCCAAGAAAAGACACTGGAGAAACCATCATGCGAAAAATTATTGCAAACACCTTTCTATCACTCGATGGCGTCATGCAAGCGCCGGGCGGTCCCGAGGAAGACCCAACCGGTGGTTTTGTTCACGGCGGGTGGTCGGTGAACTACTGGGACGAAATGATGATGAAGATTATGGGTGAATGGATATCAAAGCCATTCGACCTCCTGCTCGGCAGGAAGACCTACGAGATATTCGCTGCACATTGGCCGTTCGTCAAGAACGATCCGGATAAATTGAATCAAATGGCAGCGGACAGTCTGAACGGCGCGAGGAAATACGTCGTCTCAAAAACGCTCTCCAAAGCAGACTGGCAAAACTCCACGCTCATCAAGGGCGACGTCGTAAATGAAATCGCCAAGCTCAAAAATCAGGATGGGCCTGAAATCCAGGTCCACGGCAGCAGCAATCTTCTCCAGACGCTTTTAAGAAACGATCTTGTTGACGAATGCCGGTTGTTGATATTTCCCGTAGTGCTCGGCAGCGGCAAGCGGCTCTTTGGAGAAGGCGTTCTTGCTGTCGGATGGAAGTTGATCGACTTGAAAACTTCAGCGACCGGCGTTGTCATTGCCACGTATGTGCGAGCGGGTGAGATTCAAAAAGGTTCGGCTGCGCTCGAATCGCCGACGGAAGCGGAGATTGCACGACGGAAGAAGATGCAAGCTGAAGGATAACTTGCTGTCGAAATTCACACCCGCTGAACGACCATATTATAAACGCTCATTCATACAAGGAGAGAAAACCATGTTTAGAAAAATTCTGATGTTTGCAGCGTTAAACGCGAGTCTGATTGCACAGACTGTTGCCTTCGCGCAAGGCGCCGGCAAGTATGCCAACGTCAACGGACTCAAGATGTACTACGAAATCCACGGCAGCGGCGATCCGGTGGTGTTGCTCCACGGCGCGTTCATGACCATCACCATCAATTGGACAGCCCCGTGGGGTAATGGGGCGGTGAATTGGATCGACGAACTTTCCAAAACGCGGCAAGTGATCGCCATCGAAATGCAGGGCCATGGGCGCACGGCGGACATCCCACGCGACATCACCGACGAAAACCTCGCCGACGATGTGGCGGCGCTGCTCGACCATCTCAAGATCTCGCAGGCGGACCTCATCGGCTACAGCATGGGCGGCGGCGTGGCAATGCATTGTGCCATCCGCCATCCGGACAAGGTGCGAAAGGTGGTCGTCATTTCATCCGTCTTCCGCCAAGACGGCATGGTCAAGGAAGCCATCGACGTGATCCCGCAACTCACGGCGGACGCCTTCAAAGACTCGCCCATCGAAACCGAGTACAAAAAGCTGAGCCCGACTCCGGATGACTTTCCGAATTTCGTCAAGCGAATGGCCGCCGCGTCCACGAAAGGGCAAGATATCAGCGCCGACAAGCTCAAGGCCACCACAGCGCCGATGTTTTTCATTCACGGCGACGCCGATGGCATACGGCTCGAGCACGTCGCAGAAATGTTTCGCCTGAAGGGTGGCGGGGGCCACGGCGACATGGGCCCGCGCTCAGAATCACGACTCGCCATCTTGCCCAACACCACACATGTGACGCTCATCGATCGCATGTCCGTCATCGTCCCGATGGTGAACGACTTTCTCGATGCAAAGCCGCAAAAGCAATAAAAAAGCCTGGCAGAGCGATCCTTGTGATTCGAGCGCTGGTCCTCGGCCCCGGCCAGTGAATGTCGGTCCGTAACCAGGACACGCATTTCTTTTCAAGAAAGGAACTGCAACATGAGAAACGCAGTCTTCGCCATCAACATGACGGTTGACGGTTACTTCGGCCACGAGGATGGGATTGCAGATGAAGAGCTGCACGAGTTTTTCACCGGGCTGCTCCGCAACGCGGATATCGCCCTCTTTGGACGTAAAACATATCAACTGATGTTTCCGTACTGGCATACCGTTGCGGAAAATCAGTCGGAGACAAAAGCGACAAACGAGTTCGCGCGAACGATTGATGCCATCAACAAAATCGTTTTTTCCAGGACGCTCAAAAACGTTGAAATGAAGAACACGACACTCTCCCGCGCAAACGTTGAAGAAGAGCTTTTGAAATTGAAAGGTCAACCGGGTAAGGACATTTTCATTGACGGCTTGAGTATCGCCGCGCATTTAACTCAACTCGGCATGATTGACGAGTATCACTTTGTGGTTCACCCGGTTGTTGCGGCAAAGGGTCCCCGCCTGTTCGAGGCTGATGGTCTCAAAGAGCGCCTTCGCTTGAAACTCGTCGGGTCAAAAAAATTCCGTTCCGGAGCCATTACGCTCCATTACAAAAAACCATCACTGTGAAGGAGTTATCACTATGACACCCTCAAACAAACCGACAATCACCGTGGAAACTACGGTCAACGCGCCAATCGAAAAAGTGTGGAAGGTGTGGAACGCACCCGAGCATATCACAAAATGGGCCACCGCAACGGACGAGTGGCACACGCCGCGCGCCGAAAACGATCTGCGCGTCGGCGGCAAATTCCTTTCGCGGATGGAGGCGAAAGACGGCAGCGCCGGTTTCGATTTCGTCGGAACCTACGATGAGGTGCAGCAACACAAAACGATCGCGTACACAATGGAAGACGGCAGAAAAGCAAAGATCACCTTTACCAGCGCGGGGAAATCGGTGAAGATTGTGGAGACGTTCGAAGCGGAAACCGAGAATCAGCTGGAGCTGCAGAGAGCAGGATGGCAGACGATTCTCGACAATTTCAAGAAACATGTTGAAGCGATTCCATGATACCTGAATTTTGCATGTTGGTTGATCATTCGACGCAGGTCCTGACGCGCTACACCGACAACTCCGCTAGGAGTGAAATGTTTATGGAAAGCGAGGCTCCTGGATACCCTCGAACTCCGGAGGAGTGGCATGTGGATTTTGTTGAATTGACGCAGGCTTCAAGGTAAAAATTAAACATGTCACTCCTACGGAGTTTTAAACCGGAGCCGGGTATTGCTATAAACATCCCACTCCTAGCGGAGTTAAAACAAAGCCAGCCGGGCAATTTTTTTGCACCACCCAATGAGTGGATTCATATATCGATCAAATCTGTGTCAATAGCAATTTCGATCAACTTCAGTGTAAAATTCAGGCGATCCATCCAGAACTCAGATGGTCCTGTTCGAGTATTTATCACCTGCACGGAGTTCATTATGACAAACCTAAAATCCAAAATCGTCCCGCATCTTTGGTACGATAAAGAAGCAAAAGAAGCGGCGGAGTTCTATTGTTCCATCTTCCCCGATTCCAAAATCACCAACATCACCACACTGCACGACACGCCCTCAGGTGATTGCGACATCGTCTCGTTCGAGCTTTCCGGACAGTCGTTCATGGCCATCAGCGCAGGCCCGCTGTTCAAATTCAACCCTTCGGTGTCATTCTTCGTTAATTTCGATCCCTCGAGAGACAAGAATGCGCGGCAGAATTTGGACGCGGCGTGGGAGAAATTGTCTCACGGAGGCACGGCGCTTATGCCCTTGGATAAATATCCGTTCAGCGAGCGCTACGGCTGGATACAGGATAAATACGGACTCACGTGGCAGCTCATTCTCACGAATCCCGAGGGCGAAGTACGGCCTTTCATCGTTCCCTCGCTGATGTTTGTGGGAGCCGTATGCGGCAAGGCGGAAGAGGCAACCGACTTCTATCTCTCGGTATTCAAGAATACCAAACGCGGGATCATCGCCCGCTATCCCGCGGGCATGGCGCCGAGCAAAGAAGGCACGATCATGTTTACCGACTTCATGCTCGAGAACCAGTGGTTTGCGGCCATGGACAGCGCCGGAGAGCACAAATTCGCTTTCAACGAAGCCGTCTCTCTGATGGTCTATTGCGACGATCAAAAAGAGATCGATTACTACTGGGAAAAGCTCTCTGCCGTGCCCGAGGCCGAGCAGTGCGGCTGGCTCAAAGACAAGTATGGCCTCTCGTGGCAGATCGTGCCCGTGGGCATGGACGAAATGATGCGCGAGGGCACCAAAGAACAGATCGCGCGCCTGACGCAAGCTTTTCTCTCAATGAAAAAATTCAACCTCGCCGAATTGCAGAAGGCGTACGGGCGCGCGTGAGCAATCTCAACTGAAGCGGAGTGCGATGATTTATCATCGCAAGACTGAAGTTTTGCGCTCCGGGTTCAAGCGACTAAACTTTTACGAGGAGTTCAACCATGAAACCCCGCATTAGCCTCATTACCCTCGGCGTTGATGATCTCGACAGAGCAGTCCGTTTTTATTGTGATGGCCTGGGATTGAAGACGGAGGGCATTGTCGGCACAGAGTTCGAGTATGGCGCGGTCGCCTTCTTTGACCTTCAGGCCGGTATGAAGCTCGCGCTTTGGCCGAGAAAGAGTATTGCTCACGATACCGCGATCGCTCTTCACAGCCCAAGCGCGACCGAGTTCACCATCGGTCACAACGTCTCATCCAAAACGGAAGTAGATGCCGTAATGGAGCAAGCGCGCAAGGCTGGCGCAACCATCGTCAAACCGGCTCAAGACACCTTTTGGGGTGGTTACGCGGGCTACTTCCAAGACCCCGACCAGCATTTGTGGGAAGTCGCGTGGAATCCACAGTGGCCTGTTCCAGAGTGAACCACAACGCGGACGAGCCGCAACCAAAAAGATAATCTCCAACTGATAGAAGAACCCAACTGTTAAAGCTTTATCCGCTGGGTTCTTCTATCAGTTGGAAAAAGTCTTTGCTTTTTTTGCAAAGATTTGACTTGTAACAGACTAAGGATTTTCAGAATTGCACCGGCAAAATGTGAGCTATCCAAATTTGAGGGATTACATGGTGACCAGAATTCTCCGAAGCAAAGATTGCGGTAACTCGCCCAAGAACAAGTTTCTTGAATTCAGTAATGCCAAAGGCACAAGCATAAGCGGGATTACCCATTACGCAATTCGGCAGAGTAAAACACAACGAAATCTGAATCGACGCTAAAAGGCTGAAACCATGCAAGAACAGGCAACATTTAAGGTATCCGCCAACAGACAAATACATCAATCATCCGCCACTTCCTTTTGGCAGGAATTAAAAAACGCGATTCGCGGCACCGAGGCGGACTACACGCGAATCAACCTCGGCAAAGCCGTCTTCCTGCTTGCGATTCCGATGATTTTGGAATTGATCATGGAATCCACCTTTGCCGTGGTGGATATTTATTTCGTCGGTGCACTCGGGCCCTCGGCAGTCGCCGCGGTGGGCTTGACGGAAACCTACATGTTTCTCTTGTATTCCGTGGGCATGGGTCTGGCAATGGCCGTGACCGCGATCGTGGCGCGGCGCATCGGAGAAAAGAACCGCGAGCAAGCGGGCATCGCCGCCATTCAAGCCGTCTTCCTTGCCGTGCTCGCTTCTCTTCCGTTTGCGCTCGCGGGAATTTTCTTTGCCAAAGATTTGCTCGGCCTCATGGGCGCCGATGCCTGGGCGCTCGAACATGGTTATCGCTACACGCAGTGGATGTTGGGCGGCAACGCGATCATCATGCTGTTGTTCGTAATCAACGCGATTTTTCGCGGCGCCGGCGACCCCGCCATTGCCATGCGCGTGCTGTGGATCGCCAACGGCCTCAACATCATACTCGATCCCATGTTGATTTTCGGTTGGGGGCCATTCCCCGAACTCGGCATCGCCGGCGCGGCCATCGCCACGAACATCGGTAGAGGCGTGGGCGTGCTCTTCCAACTGTGGCTGCTCTTCAAAGGCGGCAAGCACATTCGCGTGCTGCGCGCGCATCTTCGCTTCGACTGGCAGACGGCGCGCAACATCGTCCACACTTCCTGGGGCGGCATCGGGCAAATGTTCATCGGCACCACCTCGTGGCTTTTTGTGATGCGCATCATCGCGGAATTCGGCAGCCAGGCCGTGGCCGGCGCCACCATCGCGTTGCGGATTATGATGTTCACGCTGATGCCCGCGTGGGGCATGTCGAACGCCGTTGCCACACTCGTCGGGCAAAATCTCGGCGCGAAGCGACCCGACCGCGCCGAACGCTCCGTGTGGGTGACCGGGTTCTGGAATATGTTGTTCCTGATCGGCGTCTCGATTTTTTATTTTTTGTTCAGTGAAAGATTGGTGGGAATTTTTACGGAAGATGCCGAGGTGATTGCCATTGGCGGAAAATGGTTGATCATCGTTTCGTTTTCCTATTTTGTGTATGGCTGGTGGATGGTGGCGGCGCAGGCTTTCAACGGCGCGGGCGATACCGCCACGCCGACGAAAATCAACTTCTTCTTTTTCTGGCTTCTTCAGATTCCGCTTGCGTACGCCCTGGGAAAAACCCTCGACATGAATTACACCGGCGTGTTCTGGGCGATTTTCATTTCCGAAACCGCGGCGGGATTGTTCACGCTGTGGCTGTTCAGAAAAGGCGGATGGAAAACCGTGCAGGTGTAATAGGCCATGTGTGTCCGCTGGGAGATTTTGTCCCATAGTGGCAAATAAGAATAGCCAGGATTTTAATCCCACGGACAAGCTACCGCGAGTCGAACTTCTTGTCTCGACACATATGGCCCGCAGGCGATGGCTTCAGCCGATTTGATCCCGACCGATTCGGGCCTGAAATTTCAATCGCAGGAGACAATGATGGCGTACACATACAGAACCCTCGCTGACTCGGATGTACCGCTTCTTAAAAATCTGCTCACGGTCTTCGGCGAGGCATTTGGAGAGCCGGATACTTATCAAAACGCCGTGCCAAGTGAGCGATACTTGCGGAACCTTCTTGGCAAACAGCACTTCATTGTGCTCGTTGCGCTTGCTGGCGATGCGGTCGTTGGCGGGCTGGTTGCTTATGAGCTGCAAAAATTCGAGCAAGAGCGAAAAGAGATCTACATCTATGATCTCGCAGTTTCCGCGGCGCATCGCCGTAAAGGTGTTGCGACGAGCCTCATGCGGGAACTCCAGCGTATTGCCAGCGAGCGCGGCGCTTATGTCATTTTCGTTCAGGCGGATCAAGGAGATACTCCCGCGATCCGTTTGTATGAGTCGCTTGGCAAGCGAGAGGACGTTCATCATTTTGATATTCCGGTTTGAGTGGAAGAGCGGATGAGAAAATCAGTTATCAAACACCGGCTTTCAATCGAACGATTGTGAAATTCAAGGTGAAATAGAATTTGGAAAAAGCAGAAGCAAAGAAGAAGTGAAGTCTGCGTCCAAAGTGTTTGCTTTGATACCCTGATCTCTTTATGGCTGAATCGTTGCAAAAAAAGCAAAGATTTTTCCCAACGGATGGAAGAACCCAACTGATGAAAGCCAAACCCGTTGGGTTCTTCCATCCGTTGGGGATAAGGAACTTTCAGAATTTTATTCTGGCCATGATTTTTTAATCCGCTTGAAAGGATATTCACCATGACCAAAGAGCTTTGGATCAACCTGCCGGTGAAAGACGTGAACAAGTCGCGAGAGTTTTTCACCACTCTGGGATTTGCTTTGAACCCGCATTATGGCAACAGCGCGGACTCGGCGAGTTTTTTTGTGGGAACGAAAAACCTCGTGCTCATGCTTTTTTCCGAAGCGACGTTCAAAAATTTTACCCGACACGCCGTCGCCGACACCAGGCAGGGCACGGAAGTTTTGCTTTCCTTCGATGCGGAGTCGAGAGAAGAGGTGGATGAATTGGCAAAGAAAGCGGCAAAAGCCGGCGGCGCGGTCTTCAGCGCGCCTGCCGAGCATCAAGGCTGGATGTACGGCTGCGGCTTCACCGATTTGGACGGCCATCGCTGGAACGTGCTGCACATGGACATGAGCAAGATGCCGAAATAATATGCCGATGAGCAGTGCACAACTGTTGGTGAGCCAAGATCTACACGCCCGCTATGTGAAGTGCCGCCCCGAGCATTGCGGGATGTTCGACGTGGAGTATCAAAACATCGACGCGCTCGGATATTTGTTGAATCAGTAAACAAGAAGAGAGCACATCATGACAAAGAGAAATAAAATTATCTATTGGATTGCTACGATCTGGCTTGCATTGGGAATGCTGGCAACCGGAACATTACAGTTACTCAAAGTGCAAGCGGAAGGAGCCTTGGCACCGCCCGGAGTATGGGGCATTACACAATTGGGCTATCCCATCTATTTTCTAACAATACTGGGTATTTGGAAAATTTTAGGAGTTCTAGCATTGCTGATTCCGAAATTTCCTTTACTGAAGGAATGGGCTTATGCAGGCTTTTTCTTTGCCATGTCCGGAGCGGCATTTTCACATATCGCAATGGATGACCCTTTGAACGAAATATTTCCCTCGTTGCTACTTCTCCTCCTGACCGTGGCATCGTGGTATTTCAGGCCTGCGGATAGAAAAATCATTTCTTGAAAAGGGTTTTGGTGATGCACCGGAGGTCGCGGCCGAAAAATCCGCTTGACTGAGCCAAATGGTCGCATCGCGCATGCGGAGCTCAAATTTGGTCCCGTGACGCTGATGCTTGCCGATGAGTATCCCGACTACGGCATCCGCCGCCCTTTGACGGTTGGCGGCGCCGGCATGATTATTCATCTGCACGTCGATAACGTGGACGCGCTCGCTCAACGCGCGGCACAGGCCGGAGCGACGATGGTCATGGCGCCCGCGGATCAGGCCCACGGCGAACGGCAATGCCGCCGGCGCGATCCGTTCGGGCATGAATGGCTGCTCGGACACGAGATCGAGAAGGTTCCGCCGGAGAAGATTCAGCGGCGCTTCGAGGGGCAATTCGGAACCGCGTAAGGTGAAGTCTTATAGTATTACTCAGAAAAAACTATCATGACCGCGAAGTTTTTGTAGCGCAGGCATCCTGCCCAATGCCGCTAACTTTTCAGAAAGGCAAAATGATCGTGGGTAAAACTATTCAAAAGCAATGACAGAAAAATGAATGGCAAGAATATGCGGGCGGGTTTTCATCAAAAACACTCTTGGTCGCTTGGCAAGAAACCTGAATATCTTTCTGCCATACATCTTCCTGTCATGACTTTCTTGAAAAAGTTAGTGACATTGGACATCGTGTCTGCCCCGCAAGGCGGGGCGCTACTCCCCACATAACAGAGGCATTATGCCCTTGACTTTTGAAACTCAGAATAAAATTCCAGCTTTTTCTCCAGCGGATAGAAAAACCCAACAGATTTTTTTACCGGTTGGGTTCCTCTATTCGCTGGGAAAAAGCTATTTTGGCATTGCTGCCCGAAGGGCTCCAGTTTTCAGCTTGCCTGAAAAACTGGCGTAGTCTATTACAAGACAAATCTTTGCAAAAAAGCCAAGACTTTTTCCAACTGATAGAAGAACCCAACTGTTAAAGCTTTATCCGTTGGAGATTTTCTTTTTGGTTGCGGATTGTCCGCGTTGGGCCTTCGGAGACCGAATGATGGAAATGAAACAATATCTCATCGACACTTTCAAATTCAACGATCTTATGAACACCAAGCTGCTGGCGAAAATCAAAGCGCTGCCGGATCAGCAGCAGTGCATAAGATTCTTCAGCCATCTCATCAACTCGCAGAACAAGTGGATGGCAAGAATCATTCAGTATCCGCAAGACCCGAAGATGGATTGGTGGGAGCCGGTTTATGCTCTCGACGAGCTTGAAAGCCAATGGCGCAATAGCCTGCGAGTTTGGCTCGATTTTATTGGGAGCAAGAGCGAAGAGCAGCTCTTTGCCGAGGTGAAGTTCATCGGCTACGACGGCGGCCACTGGGCGTGCAAGCTCAAGGACATCGCCCTGCAATTGAATTATCATTCCATCCATCACCGCGCGCAGATGCAACTGCTCATCCGCCAGCAGGGTTTGGAGCCGGATTTTGTTGACTACATCGGCACCGTGTATAGAAAAATCAGTTGAAAAGATCGAGCGCGCGCTGCGCGAATCCGGCGCCGAGTTTAAAGACGTTGTGCGCACGCGCACTTTTAACCCAAATGGGTTATTGATTTTCATCCAATGCTGTGGATATGTTATCGAGGTTGTCGGAATGAAAAGCGCATGCAAAGGTATTGCCTGGCATGGCCTGGACTTTGATTAATCTTGGAGACAGTAAATGCTGCGATCCCAAACTCTTCTTGCTCTCAGTTGGTGTTTGGCCGCCGCGCTTTTTGCTCAAAATGAAATAAAATTTGACCGCCTCTCGCTCGAACAAGGATTGTCTCAAAGCTCGATTACCGCCATTCTTCAAGACCGTCACGGCTTTATGTGGTTCGGCACGCAAGAGGGGGTGAACAAGTACGACGGTTATAGCTTCACGGTTTTCAAGTATGATCCCTACGATTCCAGGGCGTTGACGGATAATTGGGTGACCGCCGTTTGCGAAGATCAAGCTGGAAGGCTGTGGATCGGCACTTACGCCGGCGGCCTCAACAGGTTCAATCCGGCAAAGAAAACTTTTACGCCTTACCGGCACAATCCGCAAGACTCCACTTCCTTGAGCCATGATTTTATCACGGCCATTTGCGAAGACCGTTACGGTTCCGTTCCGGATCATCATTTCGCTGCGGAAATGGAGCGGGGCACGCTTTGGGTGGGAACCCGAGGGGGCGGCCTGAATGAGTTCGACCTCAGCACCGGCGCTTTTCGTCATTTTCGTCCGAGCCCGGCGGATTCCAATTCCCTGAGCGATGGAGTGGTCACGGCGCTCTACATCGACCGTTCCGGTGTCCTGTGGGTGGGAACGGCGAACGGCGGCCTCAATCGGTTTGATCGCGACAAGAAGGTTTTTATACACTACCGGCACGATCCGGGGCGCGCCAATTCTTTGAGCGACAATTTTGTGACGGCGATCTGCGAAACGGCTGACAGTGCTTTGTGGATCGGCACCGCCCGTGGCGGCCTGAATAAACTCGATCGTCGCGCCAATACCTTCACCCGCTACCTCCACAATCCCAAGGACCGCAACAGCTTGAGCTCGAATGCCATCCACAGGCTTTATGAATCCGGCGGCGCGACTTCGAGCCTTCTCTGGATCGGGACGGAAGCGGGCCTCAATCAATTCGATCCGCGGACCGGCGCGTTTACATGCTACCGGAACATTGCCACTGATCTGCATTCTTTGAGCAGTGACAAAGTCACGGCAATCTGCGAGGATCGCTCGGGGGTTTTATGGATTGGAACGGAAAGCGGCGGCCTGAACAAGTTCGATCGCAAGAAAAAAAGATTCGCCCATTATGCCGATGATGTCGCGAACCCCAACCGTTTGCAGGATTCTTTTGTGTGGTCACTCTGCGAAGATCCGGGCGCGGCCGGGCGGATCCTTTGGATCGGCACGAACGATGGCGGCCTGGTCAAATTCGACCGCCACAACAAATCGTTCAAGCATTACAGGCATGTTGCTGGCCGCGACAACAGCCTAAGCCACAATCGGGTTCGGGCCATCCATGCGGATCCCGACGATGCCGGACGCTTTCTCTGGATCGGCACCCATGGCGGTTTGGACAAATTCGATACCCATGAAGAGCGCTTTACTCATTATCGCAGCGACCTCCAGAACCCGCGCAGCATAAGCGCCAATGTTGTAACCGCCATTTACGAAGACACTTTTGGCGCGCTTTGGATTGGAACAACGAACGGGCTCAACAAGCTTGACCGCGCACAAGGGATTTTCACGCGCTATCTTCATGATCCGAAAAATCCAAAAAGTTTGGGCAATAACCGCGTGCTTTCCCTTGGCGAGGATCGCTGGGGAACGCTTTGGATTGGAACGCGCCATGGCCTTTATCGTTTTGATCGCCAGACCGAGACGTTTACGGCTTATCGGCACGATCCGGCTCATCCCCACAGCTTGAGCCATGATATAATTGAGACCATTCATTGCGACCATGCCGGCCGGCTTTGGCTTGGCACGTTTGGCGGCGGGCTCAATCGGATTGCGCCTCCGGCGCCGTCCTCCGCCATCAGCGACGGTGATGAGGAGAAAATCGCGTTTACCTGCTTCACGGAAAAAGACGGCCTGGCCAACAATGTCGTCTATGGCATTTTGGAAGATGCAAAAGGCCGCCTGTGGCTGAGTACCAATCGCGGTTTGTCGCGTTTCGACCCGGCCACGCAAACCTTCAAAAACTACGATCCGACCGATGGACTGCAGAGCTATGAGTTCAATGCCGGGGCGTACTACAAGAGCCCGCGCGGCGAAATGTTTTTTGGAGGGATCAATGGTTTCAACAGCTTTTTCCCGGACAGCATGAAAGACAATGCGCACGTTCCCGCCGTGGCGCTCACGGCCTTCAAGAAATTCGACAAAGCCGTTGAATTTGACCGCGACATCGCCGATGTAGAAGAAATCGCATTGTCGGCGGGCGACGATTTTTTTGCGTTTGAATTTGTGGCGCTCGACTACTCGAATCCGCAGAACCACCGCTACGCCTACATGTTGGCCGGCTTCGATCATGATTGGATTTATTGCGGCGCGCGCCGTTATGCGAGTTACACCAATTTGGATCCGGGCAAATATGTTTTCCGCGTCAAGGGCTCGAACAACGACGGCGTTTGGAATGAAACCGGCGTGGCCGTCAAGGTGGTGATTCGCCCGCCCTTTTGGCAAACCTGGTGGTTCTCCTTTCTGTCGATCGGATGCCTCATTGTCGGCGCGGCTTTCTCGCATCATTACCGGGTCAGACATAAAATTAAACGCTTGTTGGAGATCGAGCGGGTGCGCGCCCTGGAGAACGAGCGCGTCCGGCAGCAGGTCGCGGATGATTTTCACGACGAGCTGGGGCAGAAGCTGACCAACATGACGCTCTTTGCGGAGATTCTCAAGCGCAATCTGAATGGGATTTC
The window above is part of the candidate division KSB1 bacterium genome. Proteins encoded here:
- a CDS encoding SRPBCC family protein, which gives rise to MTTPSKPTITIETTVNAPVEKVWRVWTSPEHITKWATGSPDWHTPYAENDLRVGGKFLSRMEAKDCSAGFDFVGTYDEVQQHKTIAYTMSDGRKVKVTFTSAGKSVKIVETFEAETENPLELQRAGWQTILDNFKKHVETIP
- a CDS encoding SRPBCC family protein, encoding MTPSNKPTITVETTVNAPIEKVWKVWNAPEHITKWATATDEWHTPRAENDLRVGGKFLSRMEAKDGSAGFDFVGTYDEVQQHKTIAYTMEDGRKAKITFTSAGKSVKIVETFEAETENQLELQRAGWQTILDNFKKHVEAIP
- a CDS encoding MATE family efflux transporter translates to MQEQATFKVSANRQIHQSSATSFWQELKNAIRGTEADYTRINLGKAVFLLAIPMILELIMESTFAVVDIYFVGALGPSAVAAVGLTETYMFLLYSVGMGLAMAVTAIVARRIGEKNREQAGIAAIQAVFLAVLASLPFALAGIFFAKDLLGLMGADAWALEHGYRYTQWMLGGNAIIMLLFVINAIFRGAGDPAIAMRVLWIANGLNIILDPMLIFGWGPFPELGIAGAAIATNIGRGVGVLFQLWLLFKGGKHIRVLRAHLRFDWQTARNIVHTSWGGIGQMFIGTTSWLFVMRIIAEFGSQAVAGATIALRIMMFTLMPAWGMSNAVATLVGQNLGAKRPDRAERSVWVTGFWNMLFLIGVSIFYFLFSERLVGIFTEDAEVIAIGGKWLIIVSFSYFVYGWWMVAAQAFNGAGDTATPTKINFFFFWLLQIPLAYALGKTLDMNYTGVFWAIFISETAAGLFTLWLFRKGGWKTVQV
- a CDS encoding VOC family protein produces the protein MKPRISLITLGVDDLDRAVRFYCDGLGLKTEGIVGTEFEYGAVAFFDLQAGMKLALWPRKSIAHDTAIALHSPSATEFTIGHNVSSKTEVDAVMEQARKAGATIVKPAQDTFWGGYAGYFQDPDQHLWEVAWNPQWPVPE
- a CDS encoding AAC(3)-I family aminoglycoside N-acetyltransferase; translation: MAYTYRTLADSDVPLLKNLLTVFGEAFGEPDTYQNAVPSERYLRNLLGKQHFIVLVALAGDAVVGGLVAYELQKFEQERKEIYIYDLAVSAAHRRKGVATSLMRELQRIASERGAYVIFVQADQGDTPAIRLYESLGKREDVHHFDIPV
- a CDS encoding dihydrofolate reductase family protein: MRKIIANTFLSLDGVMQAPGGPEEDPTGGFVHGGWSVNYWDEMMMKIMGEWISKPFDLLLGRKTYEIFAAHWPFVKNDPDKLNQMAADSLNGARKYVVSKTLSKADWQNSTLIKGDVVNEIAKLKNQDGPEIQVHGSSNLLQTLLRNDLVDECRLLIFPVVLGSGKRLFGEGVLAVGWKLIDLKTSATGVVIATYVRAGEIQKGSAALESPTEAEIARRKKMQAEG
- a CDS encoding alpha/beta hydrolase, with the translated sequence MFRKILMFAALNASLIAQTVAFAQGAGKYANVNGLKMYYEIHGSGDPVVLLHGAFMTITINWTAPWGNGAVNWIDELSKTRQVIAIEMQGHGRTADIPRDITDENLADDVAALLDHLKISQADLIGYSMGGGVAMHCAIRHPDKVRKVVVISSVFRQDGMVKEAIDVIPQLTADAFKDSPIETEYKKLSPTPDDFPNFVKRMAAASTKGQDISADKLKATTAPMFFIHGDADGIRLEHVAEMFRLKGGGGHGDMGPRSESRLAILPNTTHVTLIDRMSVIVPMVNDFLDAKPQKQ
- a CDS encoding dihydrofolate reductase family protein, which translates into the protein MRNAVFAINMTVDGYFGHEDGIADEELHEFFTGLLRNADIALFGRKTYQLMFPYWHTVAENQSETKATNEFARTIDAINKIVFSRTLKNVEMKNTTLSRANVEEELLKLKGQPGKDIFIDGLSIAAHLTQLGMIDEYHFVVHPVVAAKGPRLFEADGLKERLRLKLVGSKKFRSGAITLHYKKPSL
- a CDS encoding VOC family protein — protein: MTNLKSKIVPHLWYDKEAKEAAEFYCSIFPDSKITNITTLHDTPSGDCDIVSFELSGQSFMAISAGPLFKFNPSVSFFVNFDPSRDKNARQNLDAAWEKLSHGGTALMPLDKYPFSERYGWIQDKYGLTWQLILTNPEGEVRPFIVPSLMFVGAVCGKAEEATDFYLSVFKNTKRGIIARYPAGMAPSKEGTIMFTDFMLENQWFAAMDSAGEHKFAFNEAVSLMVYCDDQKEIDYYWEKLSAVPEAEQCGWLKDKYGLSWQIVPVGMDEMMREGTKEQIARLTQAFLSMKKFNLAELQKAYGRA